A window of the Cystobacter fuscus genome harbors these coding sequences:
- a CDS encoding FAD-dependent oxidoreductase, which produces MSKALVCSCEDVTVEDIRHAVAKGFRDVESVKRFTGFGTGVCQGKSCLSAVGALLAREKAQKPEGIVPFTPRPPLYPTELSLLASFPVDESKPPVGGVPQELDTFPATLRPEGAVPTRARVVIVGGGVLGLALAYNLSLRGETDVVVLERGYLCAGASGRNGGGVRMQWGTAANIELAKRSIELMGRFARDLGINVWLRQGGYLFMAKTKAVAERLERNAALHNKHGVPTRMLTLDEARDVVPGLSLEGAQAVSYNPEDGVIFPWPFLWGYANACRKAGIQVETYTRVTGFELSDGLVRKVKTDRGDISCDTVVLASGAWSPEVAKLAGVSLPNEPHRHEILSTEPLKPFLGPLVSVLDSGLYFSQSMRGEIVGGMGDPLEPAGLNMGSTLRFVSRFARALTEQLPNLGHVKVLRQWAGCYDVTPDNSPILGRTPGLENLLQLSGFVGHGFMMAPAVAERMAQWMTTGASDELFTRFNLRRFQEGKLEREDMIIG; this is translated from the coding sequence ATGAGCAAGGCACTGGTCTGCTCCTGCGAGGACGTGACGGTGGAGGACATCCGCCACGCGGTCGCCAAGGGCTTTCGCGACGTGGAATCGGTCAAGCGCTTCACCGGCTTCGGCACGGGCGTATGCCAGGGCAAGAGCTGCCTGTCGGCGGTGGGGGCGCTGCTGGCCCGGGAGAAGGCGCAGAAGCCCGAGGGCATCGTGCCCTTCACGCCCCGGCCGCCGCTCTACCCCACGGAGCTGTCGTTGCTGGCCTCGTTCCCGGTGGACGAGTCCAAGCCCCCGGTGGGCGGCGTGCCCCAGGAGCTGGACACCTTCCCCGCGACGTTGCGGCCCGAGGGCGCGGTCCCCACGCGGGCCCGGGTGGTCATCGTCGGCGGAGGCGTGCTGGGCCTGGCGCTCGCGTACAACCTGTCGCTGCGCGGCGAGACGGACGTGGTGGTACTCGAGCGTGGCTACCTGTGCGCGGGCGCGTCGGGGCGCAACGGTGGCGGCGTGCGCATGCAGTGGGGCACGGCGGCCAACATCGAGCTGGCCAAGCGCTCCATCGAGCTGATGGGCCGCTTCGCGCGCGACCTGGGCATCAACGTGTGGCTGCGCCAGGGCGGCTACCTCTTCATGGCGAAGACGAAGGCGGTGGCCGAGCGCCTGGAGCGCAACGCGGCGTTGCACAACAAGCACGGCGTGCCCACGCGCATGCTCACCCTGGACGAGGCGCGCGACGTAGTGCCCGGCCTGTCGCTCGAGGGCGCGCAGGCGGTCTCCTACAACCCCGAGGACGGCGTCATCTTCCCCTGGCCCTTCCTCTGGGGGTACGCCAATGCCTGCCGCAAGGCGGGCATCCAGGTGGAGACGTACACGCGCGTCACGGGCTTCGAGCTGTCAGACGGCCTGGTGCGCAAGGTGAAGACGGATCGGGGCGACATCTCGTGCGACACGGTGGTGCTGGCCTCGGGGGCGTGGAGCCCGGAGGTGGCGAAGCTCGCGGGGGTGTCGCTGCCCAACGAGCCCCACCGGCACGAGATCCTCAGCACCGAGCCCCTCAAGCCCTTCCTGGGGCCACTGGTGTCGGTGTTGGACTCGGGGCTGTACTTCAGCCAGTCCATGCGTGGGGAGATCGTCGGCGGCATGGGAGATCCGCTGGAGCCCGCGGGGTTGAACATGGGCTCCACGCTGCGCTTCGTGTCGCGCTTCGCGCGGGCGCTCACCGAGCAGTTGCCGAACCTGGGCCACGTGAAGGTGCTGCGGCAGTGGGCGGGCTGCTACGACGTGACGCCGGACAACAGCCCCATCCTGGGCCGCACGCCGGGGCTGGAGAACCTGCTCCAGCTCTCGGGCTTCGTGGGGCATGGCTTCATGATGGCGCCCGCGGTGGCCGAGCGCATGGCCCAGTGGATGACCACGGGCGCGTCCGATGAGCTCTTCACCCGCTTCAACCTGCGCCGCTTCCAGGAGGGCAAGCTGGAGCGCGAGGACATGATCATCGGCTGA
- a CDS encoding zf-TFIIB domain-containing protein: protein MSLVSRCPHCAHPLEPFAATSRTGARVELARCAQCAGFWGAAGRIQDTFGEPARHQLVGGETQRSCVECRILMTPARLPSGATVEVCSACRGMFLDAGELAPLGVRETPPPAARPPPPAARPPPPPARVSPPPPPPRRARPAHTPGQPHSVEDHQESRLVVVEEAPVEPPAPGTFRCVECGQARPLREGQALRDGLACRACMKARAER from the coding sequence ATGTCGCTCGTGAGCCGCTGTCCCCACTGCGCCCATCCCCTCGAGCCTTTCGCCGCCACGTCGCGCACGGGTGCCCGGGTCGAGCTGGCCCGGTGCGCCCAGTGCGCGGGCTTCTGGGGCGCCGCCGGCCGCATCCAGGACACCTTCGGTGAGCCCGCCAGGCACCAGCTCGTCGGAGGAGAGACGCAGCGCTCGTGCGTGGAGTGCCGCATCCTCATGACCCCCGCACGGCTCCCCTCGGGCGCCACCGTCGAGGTGTGCTCGGCGTGCCGTGGCATGTTCCTCGATGCGGGAGAACTCGCCCCGCTGGGGGTCCGGGAGACGCCTCCGCCCGCGGCCCGTCCGCCTCCGCCCGCGGCCCGTCCGCCTCCGCCCCCGGCCCGTGTGTCTCCGCCTCCACCTCCGCCCCGGCGGGCCAGGCCCGCGCATACGCCCGGGCAGCCGCATTCCGTGGAGGACCACCAGGAGAGTCGCCTGGTCGTCGTGGAGGAGGCGCCCGTCGAGCCACCTGCCCCGGGCACCTTCCGCTGCGTGGAGTGTGGCCAGGCCAGACCGCTGCGCGAGGGGCAGGCCCTCCGGGACGGGCTGGCCTGCCGCGCCTGCATGAAGGCGCGCGCGGAGCGCTGA
- a CDS encoding CHAT domain-containing protein, translating into MDDITSLLLDFIRVENAEDRYAFRLGAQEYVIRSAGGGVENVELKWSHALLADFVALHQPGCDPAVIHRVGGTIRDFLKSDEWARQEALLGEAVSRGQPVVVTVRSAAAELYALPWELLTLDASGQHLGELPSVLVRYEWPETRTTVESPSPRPEGGRILFAWSAAGGYVPVAQHLRAIQEGARAGYYPFDLQGDVLERATCGSLDDVLKAAKAPGGKPISVLHLLCHGGTAGQTCGLMLNSETDGEPTVIDAGHLRQLLAPYAGMVRLVVIAACNGGNIGTLGNHLGSVAQALHQIGIAAVIASRFPLSISGSIRFSEIFYRELFSGPSSVETAFLAARRQLARDTGLLDWASMQLYARDADGNDNRPIVLRPYRGLLAFQPEHSRFFFGRDAEITKILNGLGGLLKAGAPRFLVIAGASGTGKSSLVLAGVMPRMLQAPRATWVFAQMRPGAEPLVALESALATRTDWARPLLLVVDQFEEVFTQTESTEKRSTFARRLWALAGDADSRVTVLVTLRVDFIGRCGELPLDGKGLSLDKVAYDEAHRVFVAQMAEAQLEEAIFKPAQLVGITLEAGLTRRMLKDVQDEPGALPLLQDTLDMLWQQRRGWTLTQAAYDAVGGVSGALSLRADARIDELDEAGRTIARRLFLRLVSVYSDTATDIRRRARLTEVRLRPRDSQDEARFDQILGRLVDERLLVRTGDGKATTVEVAHEALIRNWQRLRGWVSEDRERLVARQALESKVEEWRKHGALLNERQLSLLEEALRDSSDELGDDARKLIGESHATIRGKRRRQQFAMAAITFAVVGIAALGVWGIVHAAERDFISHLARDGSYQEKHPSGFHRPGVGGQSGVDGYTAAGRRGICADNQNKSKEGIGGE; encoded by the coding sequence ATGGATGACATCACGTCGTTGTTGCTCGATTTCATTCGTGTAGAGAATGCGGAGGATCGATATGCCTTCCGCTTGGGGGCGCAGGAGTATGTCATTCGGAGCGCGGGTGGAGGCGTCGAGAACGTCGAACTGAAGTGGAGCCATGCGCTGCTCGCTGATTTTGTCGCCCTCCACCAACCAGGTTGTGATCCAGCGGTGATTCATCGCGTCGGCGGGACGATTCGTGATTTCCTCAAATCAGACGAATGGGCAAGACAGGAGGCGCTGCTCGGTGAGGCGGTGTCCCGTGGGCAGCCAGTGGTCGTGACGGTCCGCTCCGCTGCGGCGGAACTGTACGCCCTGCCCTGGGAGTTGCTCACCCTTGATGCGAGTGGGCAGCACTTGGGCGAACTACCCTCCGTGCTTGTGCGCTACGAGTGGCCCGAGACCAGAACCACGGTTGAATCGCCCTCGCCACGTCCGGAAGGTGGGCGTATCCTTTTTGCGTGGTCGGCGGCCGGTGGATACGTCCCCGTAGCACAGCATCTCCGCGCCATCCAGGAGGGGGCAAGAGCGGGCTATTATCCCTTTGATCTCCAGGGCGACGTCCTCGAACGCGCTACCTGCGGGAGCTTGGATGATGTGCTTAAGGCGGCCAAGGCCCCTGGGGGCAAGCCTATCTCGGTGCTTCATCTGCTCTGCCACGGGGGCACCGCAGGACAGACCTGCGGCCTTATGCTCAACAGTGAGACCGATGGCGAGCCCACCGTCATTGACGCCGGACACCTTCGCCAACTCCTCGCCCCCTACGCGGGCATGGTGCGGCTGGTGGTCATCGCTGCCTGCAACGGTGGCAACATTGGCACCCTGGGCAACCATCTTGGAAGTGTCGCTCAGGCCCTGCATCAAATTGGAATTGCCGCAGTCATCGCTTCGCGCTTTCCTTTGTCCATTTCTGGCTCGATTCGGTTCTCCGAGATCTTCTACCGGGAGTTGTTCAGCGGCCCCTCCTCCGTGGAGACCGCTTTTCTCGCCGCCCGCCGACAGCTCGCGAGAGACACGGGCCTGCTGGATTGGGCGAGCATGCAGCTCTACGCACGCGACGCCGATGGCAATGACAATCGTCCCATCGTCCTGCGCCCTTACCGTGGACTGCTCGCATTCCAGCCCGAGCACAGCCGCTTCTTCTTCGGCCGCGATGCCGAAATCACCAAAATACTCAACGGCCTCGGCGGGCTTCTCAAGGCCGGAGCGCCCCGTTTCCTCGTCATCGCTGGCGCGTCGGGCACCGGCAAGTCCTCGTTAGTGCTGGCCGGAGTGATGCCGCGCATGCTCCAGGCCCCCAGGGCCACATGGGTGTTCGCCCAGATGCGCCCCGGTGCCGAACCTCTGGTCGCCCTGGAATCAGCCCTCGCGACGAGGACAGACTGGGCCAGACCACTGCTGCTCGTGGTCGACCAGTTCGAGGAGGTCTTCACTCAGACGGAATCAACGGAGAAGCGCAGCACCTTCGCCCGCAGACTCTGGGCACTGGCGGGGGACGCCGACTCCAGAGTGACGGTGCTCGTCACCCTGCGCGTGGATTTTATTGGCCGCTGTGGTGAACTCCCGCTCGATGGCAAGGGGTTGAGTCTCGACAAGGTCGCGTATGACGAGGCGCATCGAGTTTTTGTGGCGCAGATGGCCGAAGCTCAACTTGAAGAGGCTATTTTCAAGCCGGCACAATTGGTGGGAATTACGCTTGAAGCGGGCCTCACGCGCCGGATGTTGAAGGATGTCCAGGACGAGCCAGGCGCGCTCCCCTTGCTCCAAGACACGCTGGACATGCTCTGGCAGCAGCGCAGGGGGTGGACGCTTACCCAGGCGGCCTACGATGCAGTTGGTGGAGTCTCTGGTGCGCTCAGTCTTCGTGCTGACGCGCGGATTGATGAACTCGACGAGGCTGGACGAACGATTGCGCGCCGCCTCTTTTTACGCTTGGTGAGCGTCTACTCTGATACGGCAACTGATATACGGCGACGGGCTCGCCTGACTGAGGTAAGATTGAGGCCGCGTGATTCACAGGACGAGGCGCGCTTCGATCAAATTCTCGGCCGACTAGTTGATGAGAGGCTGCTAGTGCGAACAGGCGACGGCAAGGCAACGACCGTGGAGGTTGCCCATGAAGCACTCATCCGCAACTGGCAGAGGCTTCGTGGGTGGGTGAGTGAGGACCGTGAAAGGCTCGTGGCGAGACAGGCACTCGAAAGCAAGGTCGAGGAGTGGAGGAAGCATGGAGCGCTGCTCAATGAGCGGCAACTCAGCCTCCTGGAGGAGGCCTTGAGGGACTCTTCTGATGAGCTAGGCGACGACGCGAGGAAGTTGATTGGTGAGAGCCACGCGACGATTCGGGGGAAACGTCGACGCCAGCAATTCGCCATGGCCGCGATCACATTTGCGGTTGTAGGGATCGCAGCACTTGGAGTGTGGGGCATTGTACATGCTGCAGAGCGTGATTTCATTAGTCATCTGGCTAGGGACGGCTCGTACCAGGAGAAACACCCTTCGGGTTTTCACCGCCCGGGCGTTGGCGGGCAATCCGGAGTTGATGGTTACACTGCTGCGGGACGACGAGGGATTTGTGCTGACAACCAGAACAAATCCAAGGAGGGGATTGGCGGTGAATAG
- a CDS encoding diguanylate cyclase has product MKCEQAKVQPLHRENLMALRGYWQTVVSAHGASSLAVAVLLGCGIATGVAHWTAERILERDVKRRFTIDARDTVSSVESRIRAHAEVLLNLQGLYASVGQVSRDQFHRYVEHLGLDRRYPGFEAIEVVRYLTPTELPSFVERTRSDRSLNPNGYPDFHIHPAGQRPAYYVIDYVEPTLVGEKVLGLDVGALPLELEALERGRDTGRVVATKPIKLAQDSNGQPGFVLRAPIYKNGYPIENESQRRAALAGFVAAVYRMNDLMTGVVGARTMREMHIRVYDVGYVNEHSTQVILYDSLAPNPNVVRAPDEITSRVSHSQDIVVGDRSWRFVLAARSDSPYEINHALPNLILVSGGVFSLLLAALVLSYVRTRRLAGSLGALGAEQKAILENPLSGILYTRQGTIVRSNQRMAEMCNRASEELVGLELGALFVDASSLQDVQNIESSLGRGRPVALDVRLRRQDGSTIACAAYGKMLAGDGLAGCIVWVIMDMTDPEQVETERRDHEAALREANDRLTASLQEVGRRKQQIELLTELSGMLQACIDTGEAFKTISYYAELLFPGESGALYLISADRDSVVRGAAWGQPTAHSEAFVPDDCWALRRGHPFRPPEGKFGPICGHVDEESKATRRYMCLPLVAQHQPLGLLYRELSQAEALIDPAQDDLAVMLAEQVSLAIGNLRLREQLKGQAIRDPLTGLYNRRMIEEALTRESAHSRSSGKPLALIMIDVDHFKRINDKYGHDGGDMVLRMISSILKRIARANDIAARFGGEEFLLLMPNTTLETGEQRALELLEEIRAMRVAIGSTMLTDVTASFGIALMPLHADGPEELVSAADTALYAAKNGGRNRIVSATIRLQGVNALAESA; this is encoded by the coding sequence ATGAAATGCGAACAGGCGAAAGTACAGCCTCTGCACAGGGAGAATCTCATGGCGCTACGCGGTTACTGGCAGACCGTCGTCTCGGCCCACGGTGCTTCGAGTCTTGCAGTCGCAGTGCTTCTAGGCTGCGGCATTGCCACCGGCGTTGCTCACTGGACGGCCGAACGTATTCTTGAGCGAGACGTCAAGCGGCGCTTCACTATCGACGCACGCGATACCGTCTCATCAGTGGAATCCCGCATCAGGGCCCATGCAGAGGTACTGCTCAACCTGCAGGGCCTCTATGCCTCGGTTGGCCAAGTCTCGCGAGACCAGTTCCACCGTTACGTCGAACACCTCGGTCTCGATCGGCGCTACCCAGGATTTGAAGCGATAGAGGTGGTTCGTTATCTGACTCCCACCGAACTGCCAAGCTTCGTAGAGAGGACTCGTTCAGACCGCAGCCTGAATCCCAACGGCTATCCAGACTTCCATATTCATCCGGCTGGCCAGCGTCCAGCCTATTATGTCATCGACTACGTCGAACCCACTCTCGTTGGCGAAAAAGTACTTGGTCTGGATGTTGGTGCGTTGCCACTGGAACTCGAAGCGCTTGAGCGCGGTCGCGACACAGGCCGGGTGGTTGCGACAAAGCCTATCAAGCTGGCGCAGGACTCTAACGGTCAGCCTGGATTCGTTCTGCGTGCGCCGATTTATAAAAACGGCTACCCGATTGAGAACGAATCACAGCGAAGAGCGGCATTGGCCGGCTTCGTAGCTGCCGTTTATCGTATGAACGACTTGATGACAGGGGTCGTTGGCGCACGAACCATGCGCGAAATGCACATCCGTGTATACGACGTCGGCTATGTAAACGAGCATTCTACGCAAGTTATTCTATACGACAGCCTGGCTCCGAACCCAAATGTGGTACGCGCGCCCGACGAAATCACTTCGCGAGTCTCGCATAGCCAAGATATCGTCGTCGGTGATCGCAGCTGGCGGTTTGTACTTGCCGCACGCTCGGATTCCCCGTACGAGATTAATCATGCGCTGCCCAACTTGATCCTTGTTAGCGGTGGTGTTTTTTCCCTCCTGCTCGCTGCACTGGTCTTGAGTTATGTGCGCACACGCCGGTTGGCAGGCAGTCTTGGGGCTCTGGGTGCCGAGCAGAAGGCCATCTTGGAGAACCCCCTCTCCGGTATCCTGTACACGCGACAGGGAACAATTGTGCGTAGCAATCAGCGCATGGCCGAGATGTGCAATCGAGCCTCCGAAGAGCTTGTCGGCCTTGAGCTTGGCGCGCTTTTTGTCGATGCCTCGAGTCTGCAAGATGTTCAGAACATCGAGTCCTCACTTGGCCGTGGCCGACCTGTAGCGCTCGATGTTCGCCTTCGCCGCCAGGATGGATCAACCATTGCCTGTGCGGCGTATGGGAAAATGCTCGCTGGCGATGGACTGGCAGGCTGTATTGTTTGGGTGATCATGGATATGACTGACCCGGAGCAAGTTGAAACAGAACGCCGTGATCATGAGGCTGCGCTCCGTGAGGCGAACGACCGCTTGACCGCAAGCCTTCAGGAGGTCGGCCGACGCAAACAACAGATTGAGTTGCTGACCGAACTTAGTGGGATGTTGCAGGCTTGTATCGACACTGGTGAAGCTTTTAAGACGATTTCCTACTACGCCGAATTGCTATTTCCGGGAGAGTCTGGCGCGCTCTACCTGATCAGTGCAGACCGGGACTCGGTGGTGCGCGGCGCCGCATGGGGTCAACCAACGGCTCATTCCGAAGCCTTTGTCCCAGATGACTGCTGGGCACTCCGGCGTGGTCACCCTTTCCGGCCACCGGAAGGCAAGTTCGGGCCGATATGTGGACATGTTGATGAAGAATCCAAGGCAACGCGCCGCTATATGTGCCTACCGCTGGTCGCACAACATCAGCCTCTTGGTCTGCTCTACCGCGAACTGTCACAGGCTGAGGCGCTTATCGACCCTGCACAGGACGATCTTGCTGTGATGCTGGCCGAGCAAGTGTCACTCGCCATCGGTAATCTAAGGCTACGGGAGCAACTGAAAGGTCAAGCCATTCGGGATCCACTCACGGGTCTCTATAACCGCCGGATGATTGAAGAGGCCTTGACCCGTGAGTCCGCGCACAGTCGCAGCAGTGGCAAGCCGCTTGCTCTCATCATGATCGATGTCGATCACTTCAAACGTATCAACGATAAGTACGGTCACGACGGGGGAGATATGGTGTTGAGAATGATAAGCTCCATACTGAAGCGTATTGCCCGTGCAAACGACATTGCTGCGCGATTCGGTGGTGAGGAATTTCTGCTGTTGATGCCGAATACTACACTCGAGACGGGCGAACAGCGGGCTTTGGAGTTGCTCGAAGAAATCCGCGCCATGCGAGTGGCCATCGGTAGCACCATGCTTACCGACGTTACTGCCTCCTTCGGCATCGCACTGATGCCACTTCATGCCGATGGACCCGAGGAACTTGTCTCAGCCGCCGACACAGCGCTCTACGCAGCCAAGAATGGAGGCCGGAACCGCATTGTATCTGCAACGATACGACTCCAAGGAGTGAACGCATTGGCTGAGAGCGCATGA
- a CDS encoding tetratricopeptide repeat protein yields MERLNTLAEHMRHVAGLLAEDVLEPDPERTDWSGMKVRVDMVREGMERVLDGLSGALEEADEAEMKALVRKRVAGVASRVAALLQATGSTEGCRRLLEKALKLSEDASQRAELEAALAEPEVFCRFAYAGWLLGKGRFDKADSLLKRVVKDTRQPVLKQTAQSALRGSRPLKGAPTLFRINGCGVGLYGKRDEAPDGSYVATYFISLIFIPVFPLTAYRVREVEGNAYQFYSKESLGPVTRTWQRLVLAGVAGMVLWSGVDGYLNSPERLARLALEEARTAEATLPREQAIERYRSVIDAHTDGSARAQAADAVVRLSLAGLPTPCTKDTLEAVGRVVTGISTLPSSAISGEPSARFGERLDACAREIGQETTADARAALTVVEDALRVAGTRALKERRVALMRGQAERLVKDQPLRALSLYVELPGKESLDAAEAIIDTFGEAPSLWLEASGDVEAWTRHEDQDNSRGDKVALYRERLEAASATSEKDKALIQEGDEAKIARALKASPGNQELAVELASLARARGDAKGAMATLTALGPMGRLTGDAQMILGLCYRDLGQLPEADAVLSSYVADRLQPFQSVQRKYEEAAKALQERLISRARAGQLPAEVMKRLEVASGSEEQQRKIFDEWLSAQVEADSGLEKLREEYLRHQSVVPTSLMLGMLKLMRANETEGEARQALLGEAERVFLSIRQDAEGDPRFHLGLGQVYHRLGRSEEGDKELRGVVERKQPALTLQVAHVYRELDRLDQARPLCEEVYDTATESELKYGAANLLARMATDDDEEEKWLRKGDPRSPTIQDDLLQLEATRALREGRLEDADRALAKNVAFRAHEAKHNSAAANNTAMALMTRYRASGDVTHLRSAVKYLEDAVRLAPDNALVVGNLASAHEYLGKVTVLERFVRTTPLHLQDGEAQELLAVLLEGPLREEVLKALDADPSLRRGQELSQQEQTLSPGKAAAWERQLLWLSWHRDTQGLASLAKRLETLPSFEGSAGVLARKQWESGEMDAQLGKWMAQGVTWAEATLKRAKQTNHAPTIAAAWLLLGEALDRQRYHDPKQEQLDKMVEAYREAGKLWPQFGVAGSLEWALASVAMERGAAKSEALGKVWKEERRIRGLGTIMLQALTGPAGAEVAAALRAQSELKEAAEHARERARVRPEMTDWVLAKAAGDVVLEQAAAAVFARPDVELKLAIDARLAGDHPREKAEQELFKQGKAQQGRP; encoded by the coding sequence ATGGAGCGCTTGAACACGCTGGCCGAGCACATGCGTCATGTCGCGGGGTTGCTCGCCGAGGACGTGCTGGAGCCAGATCCGGAGCGGACGGACTGGAGCGGCATGAAGGTCCGCGTGGACATGGTGCGTGAGGGCATGGAGCGGGTGCTCGATGGCCTGTCCGGCGCGCTGGAGGAGGCCGACGAGGCCGAGATGAAGGCGCTCGTGCGCAAGCGGGTGGCGGGCGTGGCCAGCCGGGTCGCGGCGCTCCTGCAGGCCACGGGCAGCACCGAGGGCTGCCGCCGCCTGTTGGAGAAGGCCCTGAAGCTGTCCGAGGACGCCTCGCAGCGCGCGGAGCTCGAGGCCGCACTGGCCGAGCCCGAGGTCTTCTGCCGCTTCGCGTACGCGGGGTGGCTCCTGGGCAAGGGCCGCTTCGACAAGGCGGATTCCCTCCTCAAGCGCGTGGTGAAGGACACCCGCCAGCCGGTGCTGAAGCAGACGGCCCAGAGCGCGCTGCGGGGCTCGCGTCCCCTCAAGGGCGCCCCCACCCTCTTCCGCATCAACGGCTGCGGCGTGGGTCTGTACGGCAAGCGCGACGAGGCCCCGGATGGCTCCTATGTGGCCACGTACTTCATCAGCCTGATCTTCATCCCCGTGTTCCCGCTGACGGCCTACCGGGTGCGCGAGGTGGAAGGCAACGCGTACCAGTTCTACTCCAAGGAGTCGCTCGGCCCCGTGACGCGCACGTGGCAGCGGCTGGTGCTCGCCGGTGTCGCGGGAATGGTTCTCTGGTCGGGCGTGGACGGCTACCTGAACTCGCCGGAGCGTCTGGCGCGGCTGGCGCTGGAGGAGGCCCGGACGGCCGAGGCCACCCTCCCGCGCGAGCAGGCCATCGAGCGCTACCGCTCCGTCATCGACGCGCACACGGATGGTTCGGCGCGGGCCCAGGCGGCGGACGCCGTGGTGCGCCTGAGCCTCGCGGGCCTGCCCACGCCCTGCACGAAGGACACGCTGGAGGCGGTGGGCCGCGTGGTGACGGGCATCAGCACCCTGCCCTCCAGCGCGATCAGCGGCGAGCCCTCGGCCCGGTTCGGCGAGCGGCTCGACGCCTGCGCCCGGGAGATCGGCCAGGAGACGACGGCGGACGCGCGGGCGGCGCTCACGGTGGTGGAGGACGCGCTGCGGGTGGCGGGCACTCGCGCGCTGAAGGAGCGACGGGTGGCGCTCATGCGCGGCCAGGCGGAGCGGCTCGTGAAGGATCAGCCCCTGCGGGCGCTCTCGCTCTACGTCGAGCTGCCCGGCAAGGAGTCGCTGGACGCGGCCGAGGCCATCATCGACACCTTCGGTGAGGCGCCCTCGCTGTGGCTGGAGGCCTCCGGCGACGTGGAGGCGTGGACGAGGCACGAGGACCAGGACAACTCCCGTGGCGACAAGGTGGCCCTCTACCGCGAGCGGCTGGAGGCGGCCTCCGCCACGAGCGAGAAGGACAAGGCGCTCATCCAGGAGGGCGACGAGGCGAAGATCGCCCGGGCCCTGAAGGCGTCTCCTGGCAACCAGGAGCTGGCCGTGGAGCTGGCCAGCCTGGCGCGGGCCCGGGGTGATGCGAAGGGGGCCATGGCCACCCTGACGGCGCTCGGGCCCATGGGGCGGCTCACGGGCGATGCGCAGATGATACTCGGCCTGTGCTACCGCGACCTGGGACAACTGCCCGAGGCGGATGCGGTGCTCTCGTCCTACGTCGCCGATCGCCTGCAGCCCTTCCAGAGCGTGCAGCGCAAGTACGAGGAGGCGGCGAAGGCGCTGCAGGAGCGGCTCATCTCGCGGGCGCGCGCGGGCCAGCTCCCCGCGGAGGTGATGAAGCGGCTGGAGGTGGCCTCCGGCAGCGAGGAGCAGCAGCGGAAGATCTTCGACGAGTGGCTGTCCGCGCAGGTGGAGGCGGACTCCGGCCTGGAGAAGCTGCGCGAGGAGTACCTGCGTCACCAGTCGGTGGTGCCGACTTCGCTCATGCTGGGCATGTTGAAGCTGATGCGGGCCAACGAGACGGAAGGCGAGGCGCGCCAGGCCCTGCTGGGCGAGGCCGAGCGCGTCTTCCTCTCCATCCGCCAGGATGCCGAGGGCGACCCGCGCTTCCACCTGGGACTCGGGCAGGTGTACCACCGGCTCGGCCGGAGCGAGGAAGGCGACAAGGAGCTGCGCGGCGTGGTGGAGCGCAAGCAGCCGGCGCTCACGCTGCAGGTGGCCCATGTCTACCGCGAGCTGGATCGGCTCGACCAGGCCAGGCCCCTGTGCGAGGAGGTCTACGACACCGCGACGGAATCGGAGCTGAAGTACGGCGCGGCCAACTTGCTGGCGCGCATGGCCACGGACGATGACGAGGAGGAGAAGTGGCTGCGCAAGGGTGATCCGCGCTCGCCCACCATCCAGGACGATCTGCTGCAGTTGGAGGCCACCCGGGCCCTGCGCGAAGGCCGGCTCGAGGACGCCGATCGCGCCCTGGCGAAGAACGTGGCCTTCCGGGCCCACGAGGCGAAGCACAACTCGGCGGCCGCCAACAACACGGCCATGGCGCTCATGACCCGGTACCGGGCATCGGGAGACGTGACGCACCTGCGCTCGGCGGTGAAGTACCTGGAGGACGCGGTGCGGCTGGCACCAGACAACGCCCTGGTCGTGGGCAACTTGGCGTCCGCTCATGAGTACCTGGGCAAGGTGACCGTCCTGGAGCGCTTCGTGCGCACGACGCCGCTGCACCTGCAGGATGGCGAGGCCCAGGAGTTGCTCGCGGTGTTGCTCGAGGGCCCGCTGCGCGAGGAGGTGCTGAAGGCGCTGGACGCGGATCCCTCGCTGCGCCGCGGCCAGGAGCTGAGCCAGCAGGAGCAGACGCTGTCACCGGGGAAGGCCGCGGCCTGGGAGCGGCAGTTGCTGTGGCTGAGCTGGCACCGGGACACGCAGGGCCTGGCGTCGCTGGCGAAGCGGCTGGAGACGCTGCCGTCCTTCGAGGGAAGTGCCGGCGTCCTGGCCCGCAAGCAGTGGGAGTCGGGCGAGATGGACGCGCAGCTGGGCAAGTGGATGGCCCAGGGCGTGACCTGGGCCGAGGCGACACTGAAGCGGGCGAAGCAGACGAACCACGCGCCCACGATCGCGGCGGCCTGGCTCCTGCTGGGCGAGGCCCTCGACAGGCAGCGCTACCACGATCCGAAGCAGGAGCAGCTCGACAAGATGGTGGAGGCCTATCGCGAGGCCGGGAAGCTCTGGCCGCAGTTCGGCGTGGCCGGGTCCCTGGAGTGGGCGCTGGCCTCCGTGGCGATGGAGCGCGGGGCGGCGAAGTCCGAAGCCCTGGGGAAGGTATGGAAGGAGGAGCGGCGCATCCGGGGCCTGGGGACGATCATGCTCCAGGCGCTGACGGGCCCCGCGGGCGCGGAGGTGGCGGCGGCGCTGCGGGCTCAGTCGGAGCTGAAGGAAGCGGCCGAGCACGCACGTGAGCGGGCCAGGGTGCGCCCCGAGATGACGGACTGGGTGCTCGCCAAGGCGGCGGGAGACGTGGTGCTGGAGCAGGCGGCGGCCGCGGTGTTCGCGCGGCCGGACGTGGAGCTGAAGCTGGCCATCGACGCGAGGCTGGCGGGAGACCACCCGCGCGAGAAGGCGGAGCAGGAACTCTTCAAGCAGGGCAAGGCCCAGCAGGGCCGGCCCTGA